From one Streptomyces spiramyceticus genomic stretch:
- a CDS encoding ArsR/SmtB family transcription factor, translating to MAHPSHNPSQNDSHNDSQTGSSPARRLAALATLLADETRASFCLALLDGRAWTAGELARHARVAPSTASEHLGKLVAGGLLAEERQGRHRYVRLADAAMAHLVEDLAAHVAPPADERPRTLRAANASSAMARGRTCYDHLAGRIGIVITDAMTERGLLRQDAGFALTDAGVGWFGALGIPLQRTGRRPLVRACLDWTERRPHLAGIAGAALCGHALDAGWCVRIGSERAVKVTAEGERALRETLGVVEWGG from the coding sequence ATGGCGCACCCCTCGCACAACCCCTCGCAGAACGACTCGCACAACGACTCGCAGACCGGGTCCTCCCCGGCCCGTCGCCTCGCGGCCCTGGCCACGCTCCTCGCCGACGAGACGCGGGCGTCCTTCTGTCTGGCCCTGCTCGACGGGCGGGCCTGGACGGCCGGCGAGCTCGCGCGGCACGCGCGGGTGGCGCCGTCGACCGCGAGCGAGCACCTCGGCAAGCTCGTCGCGGGCGGGCTGCTCGCGGAGGAGCGCCAGGGCCGCCACCGGTATGTACGGCTCGCCGACGCGGCGATGGCGCACCTGGTGGAAGACCTCGCCGCGCACGTTGCCCCGCCGGCCGACGAACGCCCGCGCACACTGCGTGCTGCGAACGCGAGCAGCGCGATGGCACGCGGGCGTACGTGTTACGACCACCTCGCCGGGCGGATCGGCATCGTGATCACCGATGCGATGACCGAACGCGGCCTGCTGCGCCAGGACGCCGGCTTCGCGCTGACGGATGCCGGGGTGGGGTGGTTCGGCGCGCTCGGCATACCCCTGCAACGCACGGGCCGACGACCGCTGGTACGAGCCTGCCTGGACTGGACGGAACGCCGCCCGCACCTGGCCGGGATCGCGGGGGCGGCGCTTTGCGGGCACGCGCTGGATGCCGGGTGGTGCGTACGGATCGGCTCGGAGCGGGCGGTGAAGGTGACGGCGGAGGGGGAACGGGCGCTGCGGGAGACGCTGGGGGTGGTGGAGTGGGGCGGTTGA
- a CDS encoding TetR/AcrR family transcriptional regulator → MARPRKPLLSRDRIVLAAGALVDAEGLEAVSTRRLAAELGVSGPSLYNHFRNKDEILEAVADAVQARVDLSMFDESDGRDWRTALHDWAVSYRAALTEHPNIVPVLARGPGRRPAGLRVADAVFGAMVGAGWPPAQATYIGALMRYFITGSALGSFASGFVDDEAAYDPEDYPHLGQAHLLAERRQKVDEGAFETGLRALLDGLALQYEQHGQHGQHATVRSGPKGR, encoded by the coding sequence ATGGCCCGCCCGCGCAAGCCCCTCCTCAGCCGTGACCGCATCGTCCTGGCGGCAGGCGCGCTCGTGGACGCCGAGGGACTGGAAGCGGTCTCCACGCGGCGACTCGCGGCCGAGCTCGGGGTCAGCGGCCCCTCCCTCTACAACCACTTCCGCAACAAGGACGAGATCCTCGAAGCGGTCGCCGACGCCGTCCAGGCGAGGGTCGACCTGTCGATGTTCGACGAGTCGGACGGCCGGGACTGGCGCACCGCGCTGCACGACTGGGCGGTCTCCTACCGCGCGGCGCTCACCGAGCACCCGAACATCGTCCCGGTCCTGGCCCGGGGTCCGGGCCGCCGCCCGGCGGGCCTGCGGGTCGCGGACGCGGTGTTCGGCGCGATGGTCGGGGCGGGTTGGCCGCCCGCCCAGGCGACGTACATCGGCGCGCTGATGCGGTACTTCATCACCGGCTCGGCGCTCGGCTCCTTCGCGAGCGGCTTCGTCGACGACGAGGCGGCGTACGACCCGGAGGACTATCCGCACCTCGGGCAGGCGCATCTGCTGGCCGAGCGCCGGCAGAAGGTCGACGAGGGGGCGTTCGAGACGGGGCTGAGGGCGCTGCTCGACGGTCTGGCGCTGCAATACGAGCAGCACGGGCAGCACGGGCAACACGCGACGGTTCGGTCTGGGCCGAAGGGTCGCTGA
- the tgmB gene encoding ATP-grasp ribosomal peptide maturase, giving the protein MTVLILTCPQDVTTDMVVAKLHARGVPLVRFDPADLPEEATMSAEYISGDFDGYLSSEGRMVSMSGLRSIWVRRPGEPAAHAPEPSEWLTAESRQALYGMLYSTTARWMNHPCVAAQARCKPWQLRVAHRSGFAVPPTVVTTFPRVARQFAAQHRDIVVKSASGPPPGDPPIALPTTRIGPEADFDGVAAGPTLLQQYIPKRADIRLTCVGGRLFAARKESPSGQVDGRYAATGEAWEPADVPDRVARAVHEYTELAGLAYGAFDFAEDAEGLWWFLECNQGGQFGFVELETGQPIAEAVASWLATAAA; this is encoded by the coding sequence ATGACTGTGCTGATCCTGACCTGCCCGCAGGATGTGACGACGGACATGGTGGTGGCCAAGCTGCACGCACGGGGGGTCCCTTTGGTGCGTTTCGATCCTGCGGATCTGCCCGAGGAAGCCACCATGTCGGCGGAGTACATCAGTGGCGACTTCGACGGCTATCTGTCGTCCGAAGGGCGCATGGTGAGCATGAGTGGCCTGCGCTCCATATGGGTACGCAGGCCGGGCGAGCCCGCGGCACACGCCCCCGAGCCGTCGGAGTGGCTCACCGCCGAGTCGCGGCAGGCCCTGTACGGGATGCTGTATTCCACGACCGCACGGTGGATGAACCATCCCTGCGTGGCAGCGCAGGCCCGCTGCAAGCCATGGCAACTGCGGGTTGCCCATCGCAGCGGTTTCGCCGTGCCCCCCACGGTCGTGACCACGTTCCCTCGCGTGGCCCGCCAATTCGCGGCGCAGCACCGGGACATCGTGGTGAAGTCCGCTTCGGGACCGCCGCCCGGTGATCCGCCGATCGCGCTTCCCACCACCCGCATCGGGCCGGAGGCGGACTTCGACGGCGTCGCGGCCGGGCCCACGCTCCTCCAGCAGTACATCCCCAAGCGGGCCGACATCCGGCTGACCTGTGTGGGCGGGCGACTGTTCGCGGCCCGCAAGGAATCGCCCTCCGGGCAGGTGGACGGGCGATACGCCGCGACCGGTGAGGCCTGGGAGCCGGCCGACGTGCCCGATCGCGTGGCCCGGGCTGTCCATGAATACACCGAGCTTGCCGGTCTGGCTTACGGAGCTTTCGACTTCGCCGAGGATGCCGAGGGCCTGTGGTGGTTCCTGGAGTGCAATCAGGGGGGCCAGTTCGGCTTTGTCGAGCTGGAGACGGGTCAGCCCATCGCGGAGGCGGTCGCTTCCTGGCTGGCCACCGCGGCTGCGTAG
- a CDS encoding acyl-CoA dehydrogenase family protein gives MNLELSEEQAAVRQLARDFVGREITPHAAEWDRAESVDRAIVKKLGALGFLGLTIPEEYGGSAGDHLAYCLVTEELGRGDSSVRGIVSVSLGLVAKTIASWGSEAQKRQWLPGLTSGELVGCFGLTEPGTGSDAGNLTTRAVRDDGGTSRSSGAESGGNYVVNGSKMFITNGTWADVVLLFARSTDAPGHKGVSAFLVPTDTPGLTRREIHGKLGLRGQATAELVLEDVRVPASAMLAPEGKGFSVAMSALAKGRMSVAAGCVGIAQAALDAAVTYATEREQFGKSIARHQLVQELITDIAVDVDAARLLTWRVADLIDRGEPFVTEASKAKLFASEAAVRAANNALQVFGGYGYIDEYPVGKLLRDARVMTLYEGTSQIQKLLIGRALTGVSAF, from the coding sequence ATGAATCTGGAGCTCAGTGAGGAGCAGGCCGCGGTACGGCAGCTCGCCCGGGACTTCGTCGGCCGCGAGATCACCCCGCACGCCGCCGAGTGGGACCGGGCCGAGAGCGTCGACCGCGCCATCGTGAAGAAGCTCGGAGCGCTCGGCTTCCTGGGACTCACGATCCCTGAGGAGTACGGCGGCTCCGCCGGCGACCACCTCGCGTACTGCCTCGTCACGGAGGAACTCGGCCGCGGTGACTCCTCGGTGCGCGGCATCGTCTCCGTATCGCTCGGTCTGGTCGCCAAGACCATCGCGTCCTGGGGGAGCGAGGCGCAGAAGCGGCAGTGGCTGCCCGGCCTCACGTCCGGCGAACTGGTCGGCTGCTTCGGCCTCACCGAGCCGGGCACCGGCTCCGACGCGGGCAACCTCACGACCCGCGCGGTGCGCGACGATGGGGGTACCTCCCGTTCGAGCGGAGCCGAGAGCGGGGGAAATTACGTCGTCAACGGCTCCAAGATGTTCATCACCAATGGCACTTGGGCCGATGTGGTGCTGCTGTTCGCCCGCTCCACCGACGCCCCGGGCCACAAGGGCGTATCCGCCTTCCTCGTCCCCACCGACACCCCCGGCCTGACCCGCCGTGAGATCCATGGCAAGCTCGGCCTGCGCGGCCAGGCCACCGCCGAACTGGTCCTCGAAGACGTACGCGTCCCCGCCTCCGCCATGCTGGCGCCCGAAGGCAAGGGCTTCTCCGTAGCCATGTCGGCACTCGCCAAGGGGCGTATGTCCGTCGCGGCGGGCTGTGTCGGCATAGCGCAGGCCGCCCTGGACGCGGCCGTGACGTACGCGACCGAGCGAGAGCAGTTCGGCAAGAGCATCGCCCGTCACCAGCTCGTCCAGGAGCTGATCACCGACATTGCGGTGGACGTGGACGCCGCCCGCCTGCTGACCTGGCGCGTCGCCGACCTGATCGATCGCGGCGAGCCGTTCGTGACCGAGGCGTCCAAAGCGAAGCTCTTCGCCTCCGAGGCCGCCGTACGGGCCGCGAACAACGCCCTCCAGGTGTTCGGCGGCTACGGCTACATCGACGAGTACCCGGTGGGCAAGCTGCTGCGCGACGCGCGCGTGATGACGCTCTACGAGGGCACCAGCCAGATCCAGAAGCTGCTCATCGGCCGTGCCCTGACCGGCGTTTCGGCATTCTGA
- a CDS encoding isocitrate lyase/PEP mutase family protein, with product MNRYEQFRGLHHRPGTPLLLPNAWDHASAAALAEAGFAAIGTTSLGVASAAGKSDATGAAREETLQLGRGLARLTVPVSVDIEGGFGGEPAEVAELAADLVRVGVAGVNIEDGRPGGALAPVAYQRELIRAVKDAAPTLFVNARTDTYWLPGHADETAYRLSAYEDAGADGLFVPGLQDEPVIGTLTAKYETPLNVLYTPGGLTVARLGALGVARISLGSLLFRAAVHRAVELAGAVARDEADVVGVPTYDTADGWAGAYGG from the coding sequence ATGAACCGTTACGAGCAGTTCCGCGGCCTGCACCACCGCCCGGGCACCCCGCTTCTCCTGCCCAACGCCTGGGACCACGCGTCCGCCGCCGCGCTCGCCGAGGCCGGTTTCGCCGCGATCGGCACGACCAGCCTCGGCGTCGCGTCGGCCGCCGGAAAGTCCGACGCGACGGGCGCCGCCCGCGAGGAGACGCTCCAACTCGGGCGCGGCCTGGCCCGGTTGACGGTCCCGGTGAGCGTGGACATCGAGGGAGGCTTCGGCGGGGAGCCTGCGGAGGTCGCCGAGCTGGCGGCGGATCTGGTACGCGTCGGGGTGGCCGGCGTGAACATCGAAGACGGCCGCCCCGGTGGGGCCCTCGCCCCCGTGGCGTACCAGCGTGAGCTGATCCGCGCGGTGAAGGACGCGGCGCCCACGCTGTTCGTGAACGCCCGTACGGACACGTACTGGCTTCCGGGGCACGCGGACGAGACGGCGTACCGGCTGTCGGCCTACGAAGACGCGGGCGCGGACGGTCTGTTCGTCCCCGGCCTGCAGGACGAGCCGGTCATCGGGACTCTGACGGCGAAGTACGAGACGCCGCTCAATGTCCTGTACACGCCGGGCGGTTTGACGGTGGCCCGCTTGGGCGCGCTAGGGGTGGCCAGAATCAGCCTGGGCTCGCTGCTCTTCCGCGCGGCGGTGCACCGAGCGGTGGAGCTTGCGGGGGCGGTGGCTCGGGACGAGGCGGATGTGGTGGGAGTGCCGACGTACGACACGGCGGACGGGTGGGCGGGGGCGTACGGGGGATAG
- a CDS encoding class F sortase: MARRRYRYSRRQRRLFRLARTVVVTWLLVQGVMWWAGDGDSSPGPPSAAAPAADGAAQEPSEAEAGPRPQAEPKPEPEAESKPPPAPLSSSPATRLAIPAFNVAAPVVGLGLDKSGRLITPPVDNPRLVGWYNRGPSPGEKGTAVVVGHRDTRTGPAIFLNLKLLKPGNTVRLARKDGRVAVFTVDSVRTYEKSKFPDKEVYGSTGRPELRVLTCGGAFDRKAGYASNVVVFAHLTDVTGLADLNRRA; this comes from the coding sequence ATGGCGCGTCGTAGGTACCGGTACTCGCGCAGGCAAAGGCGCCTCTTCCGTCTTGCCAGGACGGTGGTCGTGACCTGGCTGCTGGTCCAGGGCGTGATGTGGTGGGCCGGGGACGGGGACTCGTCGCCCGGCCCGCCGTCCGCCGCCGCGCCGGCGGCGGACGGGGCGGCGCAGGAGCCCTCGGAGGCGGAAGCCGGACCACGGCCGCAGGCGGAGCCGAAGCCCGAGCCCGAGGCGGAGTCGAAGCCGCCGCCTGCGCCGCTGTCGTCCTCGCCCGCGACCCGCCTCGCCATCCCCGCTTTCAATGTCGCGGCGCCGGTCGTCGGCCTGGGCCTCGACAAGTCCGGGCGCCTCATCACCCCGCCGGTGGACAATCCGCGCCTCGTCGGCTGGTACAACCGGGGCCCCAGCCCCGGCGAGAAGGGAACCGCCGTGGTCGTCGGTCACCGCGACACGCGGACCGGCCCCGCCATCTTCCTCAACCTCAAACTCCTCAAGCCCGGGAACACCGTGCGGTTGGCCCGTAAGGACGGCCGGGTTGCCGTGTTCACGGTCGACTCCGTGCGGACGTACGAGAAGTCGAAGTTCCCCGACAAAGAGGTGTACGGCTCCACCGGTCGCCCCGAGCTCCGAGTGCTCACCTGCGGCGGCGCGTTCGACCGCAAGGCGGGCTACGCGTCCAACGTCGTTGTCTTCGCCCATCTCACGGATGTCACCGGTCTCGCGGATCTCAACCGCAGGGCGTGA
- a CDS encoding DUF3574 domain-containing protein: MPFPTTRTRLVAVTAGVLLAVGAPTAYATLGGEAPASAASSAAARGKEYVETRLFFGTQRPDGGPDVTDKQFMRFVERHVTSRFPSGLTVQNGWGQWRDANGTIERERSYELILLYPGSEAEVRDDQIERIRDAYERAYAQESVARLDEPTWADF; this comes from the coding sequence ATGCCTTTCCCGACCACGCGCACCCGCCTCGTCGCCGTCACGGCGGGCGTCCTCCTCGCCGTCGGCGCCCCGACCGCGTACGCCACGCTCGGCGGCGAAGCCCCGGCATCCGCCGCCTCGTCCGCCGCTGCCCGGGGCAAGGAGTACGTGGAAACGCGGCTCTTCTTCGGGACGCAGCGCCCCGACGGGGGCCCCGACGTCACCGACAAGCAGTTCATGCGCTTCGTGGAGCGGCACGTGACCAGCAGATTCCCGTCCGGGCTCACCGTGCAGAACGGGTGGGGGCAGTGGCGGGACGCCAACGGGACGATCGAGCGCGAGCGTTCGTACGAACTGATCCTGCTGTACCCCGGGTCGGAGGCCGAGGTCCGCGACGATCAGATCGAGCGGATCCGCGACGCCTACGAGCGCGCGTACGCCCAGGAGTCCGTGGCCCGCCTGGACGAGCCGACCTGGGCCGACTTCTGA
- a CDS encoding YiaA/YiaB family inner membrane protein: MSDTTVKQQNTTAYYGQAVIAFAIALGAVTLGILYLEADAWVRAFLAIGVLYLVTSAFTLAKVIRDRQEAGQIVSRVDQARLEKLLAEHDPFQKL, translated from the coding sequence ATGAGCGACACAACGGTCAAGCAGCAGAACACGACGGCGTACTACGGACAGGCCGTCATCGCCTTCGCGATCGCCCTGGGCGCCGTGACCCTCGGGATCCTCTACCTCGAAGCCGACGCCTGGGTGCGCGCCTTCCTGGCCATCGGCGTCCTCTACCTCGTCACCTCCGCCTTCACGCTCGCCAAGGTCATCAGGGACCGGCAGGAGGCGGGGCAGATCGTGAGCCGCGTAGACCAGGCCAGGCTGGAGAAGCTCCTCGCCGAGCACGACCCGTTCCAGAAGCTCTGA
- a CDS encoding aldehyde dehydrogenase family protein, protein MKAHDGMYIGGQWRPAAGRDTITVVNPADEQIIGQVPAGNAEDVDTAVRAARDAFPGWAATAPAERAAKIAALRDVLVARKDEIAETVTAELGSPLGFSQMVHAGVPILVAGSYAELAATYSFEEKVGNSTVLLEPVGVVGAITPWNYPLHQIVAKVGPALAAGCTVVLKPAEDTPLTAQLFAEAVDEAGIPAGVFNLVTGLGPVAGQALAEHDGVDLVSFTGSTAVGKQIGATAGAAVKRVALELGGKSANVILPSADLAKAVNVGIANVMSNSGQTCSAWTRMLVHRDQYDEAVAVAAAAVAKYTVGDRVGPLVNAKQQARVRGYIEKGVEEGARLVAGGAEAPLDKGYYVAPTVFADVTPGMTIAQEEIFGPVVSILKYEDEDEALRIANGTVYGLAGAVWAADEAEAVAFARRMDTGQVDINGGRFNPLAPFGGYKQSGVGRELGSHGLSEYLQTKSLQF, encoded by the coding sequence ATGAAGGCCCACGACGGGATGTACATCGGCGGTCAGTGGCGGCCCGCCGCAGGCCGGGACACGATCACGGTCGTGAACCCCGCCGACGAGCAGATCATCGGCCAGGTTCCGGCCGGTAACGCCGAAGACGTCGACACCGCCGTGCGCGCGGCGCGCGACGCCTTCCCGGGGTGGGCCGCGACCGCGCCCGCCGAGCGCGCCGCGAAGATCGCCGCGCTGCGCGACGTACTCGTGGCCCGCAAGGACGAGATCGCCGAGACGGTCACCGCCGAGCTGGGCTCACCGCTGGGCTTCTCGCAGATGGTGCACGCGGGGGTGCCGATCCTGGTTGCCGGGTCGTACGCCGAACTGGCCGCGACGTACTCCTTCGAGGAGAAGGTCGGGAACTCCACCGTGCTCCTGGAGCCGGTGGGTGTGGTCGGCGCGATCACGCCGTGGAACTACCCGCTGCACCAGATCGTCGCCAAGGTGGGACCCGCCCTCGCGGCGGGCTGCACGGTCGTACTCAAGCCCGCCGAGGACACCCCGCTGACCGCCCAGCTCTTCGCCGAGGCGGTCGACGAGGCCGGCATCCCGGCCGGTGTCTTCAACCTCGTCACCGGCCTCGGGCCGGTCGCGGGCCAGGCGCTCGCCGAGCACGACGGCGTCGACCTGGTCTCGTTCACCGGATCCACCGCCGTCGGCAAGCAGATCGGCGCGACGGCCGGCGCCGCCGTCAAGCGGGTGGCGCTGGAGCTGGGCGGCAAGTCGGCCAATGTCATCCTGCCGAGCGCCGATCTGGCCAAGGCGGTCAATGTCGGCATCGCCAATGTGATGAGCAACTCCGGCCAGACGTGCAGCGCGTGGACGCGGATGCTGGTCCACCGGGACCAGTACGACGAGGCCGTGGCCGTCGCCGCCGCTGCTGTCGCCAAGTACACCGTCGGTGACCGGGTGGGCCCGCTGGTCAACGCCAAGCAGCAGGCGCGCGTGCGCGGTTACATCGAGAAGGGCGTCGAGGAGGGCGCACGGCTCGTCGCCGGCGGCGCCGAGGCTCCGCTCGACAAGGGTTACTACGTCGCCCCGACCGTCTTCGCCGACGTCACTCCGGGCATGACCATCGCCCAGGAGGAGATCTTCGGTCCGGTCGTCTCCATCCTGAAGTACGAGGACGAGGACGAGGCGCTGCGTATCGCCAACGGCACGGTCTACGGCCTCGCGGGCGCGGTCTGGGCCGCCGACGAGGCGGAGGCCGTGGCCTTCGCCCGCCGCATGGACACCGGGCAGGTCGACATCAACGGTGGCCGCTTCAACCCGCTTGCGCCCTTCGGGGGCTACAAGCAGTCGGGTGTCGGGCGCGAGCTGGGGTCGCACGGCCTCTCCGAGTACCTGCAGACCAAGTCGCTGCAGTTCTGA
- a CDS encoding MFS transporter — MDTAPSPLTDTTNSPPADRNRRKVATAAALASAVEWYDYFVFGIAAALVLGDLYFPSGSSSAGVLAAFATFAVGFLARPVGGIIAGQLGDKRGRKPMLVMALTLMGLATTGIGLLPTYETIGIAAPILLVLLRVAQGIAVGAQWGGAMLMATEYAPEGKRGLYGSLVQLGVPIGVVTANTVFLIAGATTSESAFASWGWRVPFFVGILVLVLAWYIHTRVEETPAFREAERALAEQEKGADAARSPLRTILTKHLGTVFLAGGSFAVNTATFYIIITGVLDYATRELDMKRSAVLAVSLCVSLTQLALIPAAAALSDRIGRLRIYAAGAVGLLVWAVPMFLLIDTGSLVWLAVGTFVCSCFLSIMYGPQAALFAELFTAEMRYTGASLGYQIAAVFGGGLAPFVMVLLLEVFGTSMAVSGYIVGLAVIALLSIRVLAKRAAADAVR; from the coding sequence ATGGACACGGCACCTTCCCCGCTCACGGACACCACGAACTCCCCGCCCGCCGACCGCAATCGCCGCAAAGTCGCCACTGCGGCCGCCCTCGCGTCCGCCGTCGAGTGGTACGACTACTTCGTCTTCGGCATCGCAGCGGCTCTCGTCCTCGGAGACCTGTACTTCCCGTCCGGCAGCTCGTCGGCGGGTGTGCTCGCCGCCTTCGCCACCTTTGCCGTCGGCTTCCTCGCCCGCCCCGTCGGCGGCATCATCGCAGGTCAGCTGGGTGATAAGCGCGGCCGCAAGCCGATGCTGGTAATGGCCCTGACCCTGATGGGCCTCGCCACCACCGGAATCGGCCTCCTGCCGACGTACGAGACGATCGGCATCGCGGCACCGATCCTGCTGGTCCTGCTCCGCGTCGCCCAGGGCATCGCGGTCGGTGCGCAGTGGGGCGGCGCGATGCTGATGGCCACGGAGTACGCCCCGGAGGGGAAGCGCGGCCTGTACGGCAGCCTGGTCCAGCTCGGTGTGCCGATCGGTGTGGTGACCGCCAACACCGTCTTCCTCATCGCGGGTGCGACCACCAGTGAGAGCGCCTTCGCGTCGTGGGGATGGCGGGTGCCGTTCTTCGTGGGCATCCTCGTGCTCGTACTCGCCTGGTACATCCACACGCGGGTCGAGGAGACACCTGCCTTCCGGGAGGCCGAACGGGCTCTGGCGGAGCAGGAGAAGGGCGCGGACGCCGCCCGGTCGCCGCTGCGTACGATCCTGACGAAGCATCTCGGCACGGTGTTCCTGGCCGGTGGTTCGTTCGCCGTCAATACCGCGACGTTCTACATCATCATCACCGGCGTGCTGGACTACGCGACGCGCGAACTGGACATGAAGCGCAGCGCGGTTCTCGCGGTGTCGTTGTGCGTCAGCCTCACCCAGCTGGCGCTGATCCCGGCGGCTGCGGCGCTCTCGGACCGTATCGGGCGACTGCGGATCTACGCGGCGGGTGCGGTGGGCCTGCTGGTGTGGGCGGTACCGATGTTCCTGCTGATCGACACGGGGTCGCTGGTGTGGCTGGCGGTGGGCACGTTCGTGTGCAGCTGCTTCCTGAGCATCATGTACGGGCCGCAGGCGGCGCTGTTCGCGGAGCTGTTCACGGCGGAGATGCGATACACCGGGGCATCGCTCGGATATCAGATCGCGGCGGTCTTCGGGGGCGGGCTGGCGCCGTTCGTGATGGTGCTGCTGCTTGAGGTGTTCGGTACGTCGATGGCGGTGTCGGGGTACATCGTGGGCCTCGCGGTGATCGCCCTGCTGTCGATCAGGGTGCTGGCGAAGCGGGCGGCGGCGGACGCGGTGCGGTAG
- a CDS encoding Zn-dependent alcohol dehydrogenase, protein MVRAAILPAVGSPLEIRDIELPEPGPGQVRVRLAAAGVCHSDLSLSNGTMRVPVPAVLGHEGAGTVVSVGEGVTHVAPGDGVVLNWAPSCGTCHHCGIGEVWLCASALSGAASVYARTASAARWGSPRPEAGGGTDLHPGLNVAAFAEETVVAANCVLPVPEGIPLTDAALLGCAVLTGYGAVHHSARVRAGESVAVFGVGGVGLAVLQSARIAGAGQIVAVDMSPAKEELARAAGATDFVIASETTAKEVRKLTGAAQGVDVAVECVGRALTIRAAWDSTRRGGRTTVVGIGGKDQQVTFNALEIFHFGRTLSGCVYGNSDPERDLPVLADHIRAGRLDLSSMVTEQIGLDGIPAAFDNMLAGKGGRALVVF, encoded by the coding sequence GTGGTCCGCGCCGCCATACTGCCCGCCGTCGGCTCCCCCCTGGAGATCCGCGACATCGAACTTCCGGAGCCGGGACCCGGCCAGGTGAGGGTCCGTCTCGCCGCTGCCGGGGTCTGCCACTCCGACCTCTCGCTGTCCAACGGCACCATGCGGGTGCCGGTCCCCGCCGTACTCGGCCACGAGGGCGCGGGCACAGTCGTCTCCGTCGGCGAGGGCGTCACGCATGTCGCCCCCGGTGACGGCGTGGTCCTCAACTGGGCGCCCTCCTGCGGGACGTGTCACCACTGCGGCATCGGCGAGGTGTGGCTGTGCGCCAGCGCCCTGTCCGGTGCCGCCAGTGTCTACGCCCGCACCGCGAGCGCAGCGAGATGGGGGTCCCCCCGGCCGGAGGCTGGGGGAGGCACGGACCTCCACCCCGGTCTGAACGTCGCGGCGTTCGCCGAGGAGACGGTTGTCGCCGCCAACTGCGTCCTGCCGGTCCCCGAAGGCATCCCGCTCACCGACGCGGCGCTGCTCGGCTGCGCGGTCCTCACCGGTTACGGGGCGGTCCACCACTCCGCGCGGGTACGTGCGGGCGAGTCGGTCGCGGTCTTCGGAGTCGGCGGGGTCGGCCTGGCCGTCCTCCAGTCGGCCCGTATCGCGGGCGCGGGGCAGATCGTCGCCGTCGACATGTCCCCGGCGAAGGAGGAGCTGGCGCGGGCCGCCGGAGCCACCGACTTCGTGATCGCCTCCGAGACCACCGCCAAGGAGGTCCGCAAGCTCACCGGTGCCGCGCAGGGCGTCGACGTGGCCGTCGAGTGCGTGGGCCGGGCCCTCACCATCCGTGCGGCGTGGGACTCCACGCGGCGGGGCGGGCGGACCACGGTCGTCGGCATCGGCGGCAAGGACCAGCAGGTCACGTTCAACGCCCTGGAGATCTTCCACTTCGGCCGTACGCTCTCGGGCTGCGTGTACGGCAACTCCGACCCGGAGCGTGACCTGCCCGTGCTCGCCGACCACATCCGGGCCGGACGCCTCGACCTGAGCAGCATGGTCACCGAACAGATCGGCCTCGACGGCATCCCGGCCGCGTTCGACAACATGCTGGCGGGCAAGGGGGGCCGCGCCCTGGTCGTCTTCTAG
- the tgmA gene encoding putative ATP-grasp-modified RiPP produces the protein MKPFVLNYALPAENSAVTLPYTYDSALQLNVLPDGRPAIADRAVLLAAGTTTSTAGSQTHFDD, from the coding sequence ATGAAACCGTTCGTGTTGAACTACGCACTTCCGGCGGAGAATTCAGCAGTCACCCTCCCTTACACCTACGACTCCGCACTCCAGTTGAACGTCCTGCCCGACGGACGCCCTGCCATCGCCGACCGGGCAGTGCTCCTGGCAGCGGGCACCACGACGTCAACAGCCGGTTCCCAGACGCACTTCGACGACTGA